GATTTTAGGTAAACAAATCAGTTTATTGTGCAGTTTCGTTCACATATGTAAAATATGGAATAGTTCCTTtggtaattttgtttctttaaacaaagtattttcaatatcaaataattttgtaaccaGGTCTCGTTTAAATGAAGCTCTTAGAGAAGCTGGTTACGACATCGATGGTGAAAGATTTCCAGAAGGCTATCAAGAAGCACCTTTAGCATACGACGCTGTTTGGGCTGTCGCACTCGGTAACATTCTGCCGATATCATTAactaatgataaaattattctggATTctataatcaaaatttattcttCTAGCTTTCAATAAGACTATGGAGAAATTGGAGAAGAACGGTTTAAGCTTGAAAAACTTTACTTacaccaataaaaaaattgctgaTGATATCTACGAAGCAATTAATTCAACATCGTTTTTGGGCGTTTCTGTAAGTCTTTAGAAAGTTTGTTGTTGTGGTAACGATTGGTAGCATGAAGTAGTTatgatgacatattttttaatagggATTGGTTGCTTTTTCATCGCAAGGAGACCGAATAGCACTCACTCAAATAGAACAACTTTCTAACAATCATTACGTGAAGCTTGGATATTACGATACGCAAGCTGATAACCTTACTTGGTTAGATAAAGAACAGTGGGTTGGtaagtacttttatttaacaaatatccgAATCAATTTGCATAcactcaattttaaaaaaagtttttgacTTTATAAAAGTTCTATTcgattttacttaataaatgttatatatcatgttaattagttttttctgTGCTTTGTTAGGTGGTAAAGTACCTCCAGATCGGACAGTAGTGGTAAATGAACTGCGTACTGTTTCTCTACCACTATTCGCTTGTATGACAGCGCTTTGTATAGCTGGGATTTTGGCAGCTATCGGATTGATCGTATTTAATACGATGCACATGCATAGAAGGTAGCGcaatcataattatatttaaatctatatcaaaatttattccTCAATGAATCATAAGTCAGACATAAAATCTCTAATATTAAAAGCTTAAGCTTAAGTTTtggttgtttttattatatcgaTGTTATCAACTACAGGGTCATTCAGTGGTCTCATCCAGCTTGTAACACTGTGATGTTGTGCGGTTGCTGCGTGTGTTTGGGCGCCGCGATCGCGCTTGGCATAGACGGCCGCTGGGTGACTCCGCAGCACTACACGGGACTCTGTGCGGCTCGAGCTTGGCTCCTTGCCATTGGCTTCTCCATGGCTTACGGAGCTATGTTCACAAAAGTGTGGCGTGTGCATAGACATACGACAAAGCCCAAAACAGAAACCAAGGTATTAagcaaatatttcatttcatttaattcaattacatTCAATGCGACTGCCCTACTTAAGAGCCGTTAAATGGTTAATAAGGGAATTCCTTAGTGTGGATTTAGAAATCTGCATTAAGAGGCTATTTAAGTCATTATCATTAAATGACtttggtaaaataattaactagccTTTGAGTACAATCTCTGCAATTAACGCTTTAAATAAGACTTCCCTTGAAAATCGTTGGATACTAGTAAAATTGTAAgactaactaaaataatatatccgAATGCGCTTTGATCTTTTCCTTGTGGTGTAAAATCTCAAGCGGCAATTCAGTTACTTTGATAAAGTTTAAGGGGAATAATAAATTCGATATCCCGGGAGGTTCTTAAGTTCATAAGTTTCCAACGGATTTATACACAATATTGGTTTGAAGGTTTCTTACTTTATTGGGAATaagatagattttattatttgagaaaaaaaatatttctttaatagaATCAAATAAAGTCTGTGCAAGAAaccattgaataaaaaaaattggtgcTTTAAAATCAGATTTACACAGTCTTTTATGTGTTACATTATCTAGTACAATTCTTTTAATACCAAACGAAATTTGCTTTTCTATACTTTGATTCCTAAGGGACTATGATATACATGtcaagaaaaattatatttatctataggTTGATATtgtcttaatttaaaagtaggtTTTGACCAATGTTCTTTTGTTCATATAGAAACGCGTACATGGCTGGAAGTTATACACAATGGTCGGTGGTTTGCTAGTGGTGGACTTTGTGTTGCTTACGGCATGGCAGCTGCGAGACCCATTGCAGAGGCGCGTAGAGACTTTTCCATTGGAGGCCCCGAGACATCATGATGACGATGTACACATCAGACCTGAGCTTGAACACTGCGAGAGTGAACATAATACTATATGGCTAGGTGAGACAAATAAAGTCGATTAAGAAGTGTTAAAAGCTATGGTCTTAGTTTCTTTATAAAGTCATtctgtaatgtaatttttaaaataatttttatcaaaattagagaatgatttttaatattaattaacataccgaatcgtaaaagaatactttccatgtatttactaaatttttaacaCTAAGTAGTTTTCACACGTTAGTTCAAATAGAAATCCTACAATATTCCTTTTGTTTTAGGTGTGATGTACGGCTACAAGGGCCTTGTTTTGGTATTCGGTCTATTCCTAGCTTACGAGACGAGATCGGTTAAGATCCGCCAAATAAATGATTCGAGATACGTCGGGATGAGCATTTACAATGTTGTCGTATTGTGCCTCATCACGGCTCCCGTTACACTAGTGATTGCGAGTCAGCAGGATGCCGCCTTCGCTTTTGTGTCCCTCGCAATCGTCTTTTGTTGTTTCCTTAGCATGGCTCTAATATTCATTCCAAAGGTGCGTATTCCGCGTATTCCACTGTACTATCCGTACAATGATAGGTGCAAATTAAGCACGTAAGTTATTCGATTTAATAATtggaataattattatttgtagcccaaaaacattttttcttgaataatagaatatttttgatattccATCGCGTATATCACTAACACTGATCATCTATACTATCATCGGCTAATAAAAATCGAATATAAcctattactttttaaattcaactttGGTAGAGGGCGATAAATTTCTTAAATGTGACAGGGATGTTTCGTAGACCAAATGGCAAAATGTGTGAATGcacatgttaaaattaaatatttatttgtaaaaaaggTTATAGAAGTCATACGACATCCAACTGAGCGCGCCGAGAGTGGACGCGGATCGGGTTCCGGTTCCACTCCTGCTGATGAGGAGCGGTATCGGGAACTTGTCAAAGAAAACGAAGAGCTGCAAAAGCTTATTGCACAGGTACTGTGGTACTTAGTGTTTTAGCACAGCTCAAAATTGCTTCTTTGTACGAAATCGTAAATTTtgatttgtgttatttttaacaacaaaacccaagaaaaaataattaaaaaaaaattacatcttaaatcatagtaattataattatttaccttTGAAATATCACAGTTGAGAGAGACTTGGAATTATTAAGTGTTCAAAATTCGCAGAAGGAAGAGCGTATTCGCGTCCTGAAGCAGAAGCTGGCGGAGCGGGAGGCTGCAGCGGACGTGACGCAAGGTACgggcggcggaggcggaggcggaggcgtgTTGGCCGACCTCGCTACCGCTACCTCCGACTACGGCACCTCCACCAACTACACGCGATCCTCGCGCGCTTCCGTCTCCGATCTCGATTTCTCAGAGAGCTATCTATAAACTCCTTTTCTTCCTTTTTTCGCAAAT
This sequence is a window from Papilio machaon chromosome 3, ilPapMach1.1, whole genome shotgun sequence. Protein-coding genes within it:
- the LOC106710332 gene encoding gamma-aminobutyric acid type B receptor subunit 1 isoform X1; its protein translation is MREVYNNDSISSPRTMTRPGSGHAPSTHSMPHYIRNLPFLRLFVPFVWAIALMYTKIIASTRVRVNFHYTKRPLVKLKTTVNKYLSLRTSKLHYDLKSLVNALVQLFVVAKCFIYKIGKWICARRGSGVKKSRMLLLLYMGGFNRYSEGRLDNDLHIGGIFPMEGEGGWQGGQACMPAAELALADVNARSDLLSGFKLLLHSNDSKCEPGLGASVMYNLLYNPPQKLLLLAGCSTVCTTVAEAAKMWNLMVLCYGASSPALSDRARFPTLFRTHPSATVHNPTRIKLMQKFGWSRIAILQQAEEVFISTVDDLEAHCKKSGIEIVTRQSFLSDPSDAVRNLRRQDARVIVGLFYVVAARRVLCEVYKHRLYGKSYVWFFIGWYEDNWFETNLEREGIDCTVEQMREAAEGHLTTEALMWNQNANQTTISGMTSEDFRSRLNEALREAGYDIDGERFPEGYQEAPLAYDAVWAVALAFNKTMEKLEKNGLSLKNFTYTNKKIADDIYEAINSTSFLGVSGLVAFSSQGDRIALTQIEQLSNNHYVKLGYYDTQADNLTWLDKEQWVGGKVPPDRTVVVNELRTVSLPLFACMTALCIAGILAAIGLIVFNTMHMHRRVIQWSHPACNTVMLCGCCVCLGAAIALGIDGRWVTPQHYTGLCAARAWLLAIGFSMAYGAMFTKVWRVHRHTTKPKTETKKRVHGWKLYTMVGGLLVVDFVLLTAWQLRDPLQRRVETFPLEAPRHHDDDVHIRPELEHCESEHNTIWLGVMYGYKGLVLVFGLFLAYETRSVKIRQINDSRYVGMSIYNVVVLCLITAPVTLVIASQQDAAFAFVSLAIVFCCFLSMALIFIPKVIEVIRHPTERAESGRGSGSGSTPADEERYRELVKENEELQKLIAQKEERIRVLKQKLAEREAAADVTQGTGGGGGGGGVLADLATATSDYGTSTNYTRSSRASVSDLDFSESYL
- the LOC106710332 gene encoding gamma-aminobutyric acid type B receptor subunit 1 isoform X2, with amino-acid sequence MREVYNNDSISSPRTMTRPGSGHAPSTHSMPHYIRNLPFLRLFVPFVWAIALMYTKIIASTRVRVNFHYTKRPLVKLKTTVNKYLSLRTSKLHYDLKSLVNALVQLFVVAKCFIYKIGKWICARRGSGVKKSRMLLLLYMGGFNRYSEGRLDNDLHIGGIFPMEGEGGWQGGQACMPAAELALADVNARSDLLSGFKLLLHSNDSKCEPGLGASVMYNLLYNPPQKLLLLAGCSTVCTTVAEAAKMWNLMVLCYGASSPALSDRARFPTLFRTHPSATVHNPTRIKLMQKFGWSRIAILQQAEEVFISTVDDLEAHCKKSGIEIVTRQSFLSDPSDAVRNLRRQDARVIVGLFYVVAARRVLCEVYKHRLYGKSYVWFFIGWYEDNWFETNLEREGIDCTVEQMREAAEGHLTTEALMWNQNANQTTISGMTSEDFRSRLNEALREAGYDIDGERFPEGYQEAPLAYDAVWAVALAFNKTMEKLEKNGLSLKNFTYTNKKIADDIYEAINSTSFLGVSGLVAFSSQGDRIALTQIEQLSNNHYVKLGYYDTQADNLTWLDKEQWVGGKVPPDRTVVVNELRTVSLPLFACMTALCIAGILAAIGLIVFNTMHMHRRVIQWSHPACNTVMLCGCCVCLGAAIALGIDGRWVTPQHYTGLCAARAWLLAIGFSMAYGAMFTKVWRVHRHTTKPKTETKKRVHGWKLYTMVGGLLVVDFVLLTAWQLRDPLQRRVETFPLEAPRHHDDDVHIRPELEHCESEHNTIWLGVMYGYKGLVLVFGLFLAYETRSVKIRQINDSRYVGMSIYNVVVLCLITAPVTLVIASQQDAAFAFVSLAIVFCCFLSMALIFIPKVIEVIRHPTERAESGRGSGSGSTPADEERYRELVKENEELQKLIAQKEERIRVLKQKLAEREAAADVTQDVQDEHV